One genomic segment of Arthrobacter sp. JZ12 includes these proteins:
- a CDS encoding ABC transporter permease, with the protein MRLSPTSKLTLRIFAGLVMAAIYLPLLLVILNSFNATTSGAFPITDFTTRWWEAAFENDGVREALWTSLRVAAVATVIALLLGTMIAFALSRYDFFGKNTVNLLVVLPIALPGIVTGVALNNTFKTVLEPLGIGLGLFSVIVGHATFCIVMVFNNVQARLGRMNRGLEEAAMDMGANVIKTFFTVTLPGFRSAFVAGGLLAFALSFDEIVVTTFTAPPGTETLPVWIFNNMARPNQAPVVNVIAAVLIVASMIPVYLSQRMTGDDKK; encoded by the coding sequence ATGCGACTTTCCCCCACGTCCAAACTCACCCTGCGGATCTTCGCCGGGTTGGTGATGGCCGCCATCTACCTGCCGCTGCTGCTGGTCATCCTCAATTCGTTCAACGCCACCACCTCGGGAGCGTTCCCCATCACCGACTTCACTACCCGGTGGTGGGAGGCGGCCTTCGAGAACGACGGCGTCAGGGAAGCACTGTGGACATCCCTGCGCGTGGCGGCGGTCGCCACGGTGATTGCCCTGCTTCTCGGGACCATGATCGCGTTTGCGCTTTCCCGGTATGACTTTTTCGGGAAGAACACCGTCAATCTTCTGGTGGTGCTGCCCATCGCGCTGCCCGGCATCGTCACCGGCGTCGCACTGAACAACACCTTCAAGACGGTGCTGGAACCTCTTGGAATCGGACTGGGCCTGTTCTCGGTGATCGTGGGCCATGCGACGTTCTGCATCGTCATGGTCTTCAACAATGTGCAGGCACGGTTGGGGCGGATGAACCGGGGACTGGAAGAGGCCGCCATGGATATGGGTGCCAACGTCATCAAGACGTTCTTCACGGTGACTCTTCCGGGGTTCCGGTCGGCCTTCGTGGCCGGCGGACTGCTGGCCTTCGCACTGAGCTTCGACGAGATCGTGGTGACCACCTTCACCGCTCCGCCCGGAACAGAAACACTGCCCGTCTGGATCTTCAACAACATGGCTCGACCAAACCAGGCTCCTGTAGTCAACGTGATCGCCGCGGTGCTGATCGTTGCCTCGATGATCCCGGTCTACCTGAGCCAGCGCATGACCGGCGACGACAAGAAGTAG
- a CDS encoding multicopper oxidase domain-containing protein produces MAEQLPPEILARGDLLKLGAAAGLGFAALPLVQPAVPRARVARTPVPLALAPLPGVLDVYINEGYLKMVDDTLVYHRGFGSRPTDIDDENPSLCMEPTVITKDNEVVPSRSYPIGAPLPPRGTPTPVGPDPANPGQYLIRRNYWASYFPQRTVIAELGSTVCLRVQNRLNKPHTLTVFEAGPDGADLTTGAIAPDSVATLEFPCPPPGTYIFADPTNAPVERVLGLFGVLVVMDPEHQWDIAEDGATFERQWVWICHAIEPRWASMEASGQTVNPTQTRAVPRYFTLNGRSGFESLAITFNEDLNLASEEETLISGYPRQVDVRQFGEGTEAGTLRGGQLVRLVNPGIVWHQMHFHGNHIWTVRRDNVDWPRHDGFVDAKGHVVVQQWEDVVELEAMQRKDCIIPIKRPPDAIDPVWFARTTDWVYPMHCHAEPSQTAAGGLYPGGLVAHWTLKGPNPGATQ; encoded by the coding sequence ATGGCTGAGCAACTGCCCCCGGAAATACTTGCCAGAGGTGACCTGCTCAAGCTGGGAGCAGCAGCCGGCCTGGGATTCGCCGCGCTGCCCCTGGTGCAGCCGGCCGTGCCCCGGGCGCGGGTGGCGCGCACGCCGGTTCCGCTGGCGCTGGCGCCGCTGCCGGGTGTGCTGGACGTCTACATCAACGAGGGCTACCTCAAGATGGTGGACGACACCCTTGTGTACCACCGCGGCTTCGGCAGTCGACCCACCGACATTGACGACGAGAACCCCAGCCTCTGCATGGAACCCACCGTCATAACGAAAGACAACGAGGTGGTGCCCAGCCGCAGCTACCCGATCGGGGCACCCCTGCCGCCGCGCGGAACGCCGACGCCGGTGGGCCCGGACCCGGCTAACCCGGGCCAGTACCTGATTCGCCGGAACTACTGGGCAAGCTACTTCCCGCAGCGGACAGTTATTGCCGAGCTGGGCAGCACGGTTTGCCTTCGCGTCCAGAACCGGCTGAACAAGCCGCACACGCTTACCGTGTTTGAAGCCGGGCCCGACGGCGCCGACCTCACCACGGGCGCGATAGCCCCGGACTCTGTGGCGACCCTTGAATTCCCGTGCCCGCCACCTGGCACCTACATCTTCGCGGACCCCACCAACGCGCCGGTTGAACGCGTCCTGGGCCTGTTCGGCGTGCTGGTGGTGATGGACCCGGAGCATCAATGGGACATCGCCGAGGACGGCGCCACGTTTGAGCGCCAGTGGGTATGGATCTGCCACGCGATCGAACCGCGCTGGGCCTCGATGGAAGCGTCAGGGCAGACGGTCAATCCGACGCAGACACGGGCTGTTCCGCGATACTTCACCCTCAACGGGCGAAGCGGGTTTGAATCCCTCGCGATCACCTTCAACGAGGACCTCAACCTCGCTTCCGAGGAGGAAACCCTCATTTCCGGCTATCCGCGCCAGGTGGACGTGCGCCAGTTCGGCGAGGGGACGGAGGCAGGGACCCTGCGCGGCGGACAACTGGTGCGGCTGGTCAATCCAGGCATCGTCTGGCATCAGATGCATTTCCACGGGAACCACATCTGGACAGTGCGGCGCGACAACGTCGACTGGCCACGCCACGACGGATTCGTAGACGCCAAGGGCCACGTGGTTGTCCAGCAATGGGAGGACGTGGTGGAGCTTGAAGCCATGCAGCGCAAGGACTGCATCATCCCGATCAAGCGACCGCCGGATGCGATCGATCCCGTCTGGTTTGCCCGCACCACCGACTGGGTCTATCCGATGCACTGCCATGCGGAACCGTCCCAAACCGCTGCCGGCGGGCTTTACCCCGGCGGACTCGTTGCACACTGGACCCTCAAGGGTCCTAACCCAGGAGCCACACAGTGA
- a CDS encoding ferredoxin reductase, whose amino-acid sequence MTLRRPKLTRALSALTTPLAPEDFLSLFNPVFSSRQLRGIVTKVVSETADSVTIHFRPGRGWKAHLAGQWARIGVELDGVRHWRSYSLSTAAGQDPAITVTDMGAVSRVLVRETKPGDVLFLAPPEGTFVLPERPRPLLMLTAGSGITPVMSMIRTLVPRRPDADVVLIHSARSAKTSLFVEELRELADQFRSFRMKLWFTAEHGRLDFSVTSALDRLCPDWRLRAAYACGPEKFLEDAESLWTRQAKSSPGTLTIERFSTKLATDNGNDGGLVTFEVSDREVEADGNTPLLEVGEDEGLLMPSGCRMGICHSCLIPLRAGQVRDLRTNEVHGEPGQLIQTCVSAAAGPVNLEF is encoded by the coding sequence ATGACCCTGCGACGACCAAAGCTGACACGCGCGCTGTCAGCCCTGACAACACCGTTGGCGCCTGAGGACTTCCTCTCGTTGTTCAATCCGGTGTTCTCCTCCCGGCAGCTGCGTGGAATCGTCACCAAGGTTGTGTCGGAAACAGCTGACTCAGTCACCATCCACTTCCGCCCCGGGCGGGGCTGGAAGGCGCACCTCGCGGGGCAATGGGCGCGGATCGGCGTCGAACTGGATGGTGTGCGCCACTGGCGCTCCTACTCCCTCAGCACTGCGGCCGGGCAGGATCCGGCAATCACCGTGACCGACATGGGGGCGGTGTCCCGGGTGCTCGTCCGGGAGACCAAGCCCGGCGATGTCCTGTTCCTGGCACCGCCGGAAGGCACTTTCGTGCTCCCCGAGCGCCCGCGTCCCCTCCTGATGCTCACGGCCGGCAGCGGCATCACGCCGGTGATGTCCATGATCCGCACGCTGGTTCCCCGCCGCCCCGACGCGGACGTTGTCCTCATCCACTCGGCCCGCAGCGCCAAGACCAGCCTCTTCGTCGAGGAGCTCCGCGAGCTCGCCGACCAGTTCCGCTCGTTCCGGATGAAGCTCTGGTTCACTGCCGAGCACGGCCGCCTGGACTTCTCCGTCACCTCCGCGCTGGACCGGCTGTGCCCGGACTGGCGCCTGCGGGCGGCCTACGCCTGTGGCCCCGAGAAATTCCTGGAGGACGCCGAATCGCTGTGGACCCGCCAGGCGAAATCTTCTCCCGGCACGCTGACCATCGAGCGCTTCAGCACCAAGCTGGCCACGGACAACGGGAACGACGGCGGCCTGGTCACCTTTGAAGTTTCGGACCGCGAGGTCGAGGCGGACGGGAACACCCCGCTCCTTGAGGTCGGGGAAGATGAGGGGTTGCTGATGCCGAGCGGATGCCGGATGGGCATCTGCCACAGCTGCCTCATTCCGCTGCGTGCCGGGCAAGTCCGTGACCTGCGCACCAACGAAGTACATGGGGAGCCCGGGCAACTGATCCAGACCTGTGTCTCGGCCGCGGCCGGACCCGTAAACCTCGAATTCTAA
- a CDS encoding DNA polymerase III subunit gamma and tau, whose product MSTALYRRYRPETFSDVIGQEHVTEPLMTAISKNRVNHAYLFSGPRGCGKTTSARILARCLNCAQGPTPIPCGVCDSCVELARNGSGSLDVIEIDAASHGGVDDARDLRERATFAPVRDRFKIFIIDEAHMVTSAGFNALLKIVEEPPEHIKFIFATTEPDKVIGTIRSRTHHYPFRLVPPEPLMAYLELLCNQENIAVAPGVLSLVVRAGGGSVRDSLSVLDQLMAGAGPSGLDYELAVSLLGYTHASLLDDVVDAIAADDSATVFGAVDRVIQTGHDPRRFVEDLLERFRDLIIVNAVPDAAASILRGVPEDQLNRMRTQAQQLGRAELSRAADITNTALTEMTGATSPRLHLELLCARILLPAADQSEQGTLARVDRIERRLSYASGLDAVAPAPVPAVAPAPVPPAQPARHHQEEEPAPAEKLQRAAEPAQEPGAADWGGGWSLPAEKPAAQQRPDQGAQRPGENAQRPEQNAQRPGENAQRPDENAQRRGQTQRPGQGFPGQEPQSHQQGPSQSEPSRPSQDPAAPRQAEQPQSRPVPPQGNTAKPVEPAAPQGTGQIEMIRRAWPEVMDELARIKRSTWLNVNTDAKPRSFNGNQLTLAFASQGNALGFQRGQHMDNLKQAINKVLGLTCSIEAIHDGAAAAGEPDPKVPTSRPNPADGTGSTRPGPAAVSPASAAALPAPASADAHAVSTPSAAASIDEAWGLPRQSAAVQGGPAQALAQPMTSAPAQPAQAPAQPATPAPAQPATPRPAQPVTHRPAQPAATEWTPAGAVEPPYDPEDPGPEEPPYEDEPPARPSRYQQLLDEAARAEAARPKPTPGPVDLNLVEDIPSADDETIEESGLVGRQAIERILNGRLIEERSLDS is encoded by the coding sequence GTGAGCACAGCCCTTTACCGCCGGTACCGTCCGGAGACCTTCTCCGACGTCATCGGCCAGGAGCACGTCACCGAACCCCTGATGACGGCCATCTCCAAGAACCGGGTGAATCACGCCTATCTTTTCTCCGGCCCTCGCGGCTGCGGCAAGACCACCTCCGCCCGTATCCTGGCCCGCTGCCTGAACTGTGCCCAGGGCCCCACCCCAATTCCCTGCGGTGTCTGCGACAGCTGCGTTGAGCTGGCCCGCAACGGTTCGGGAAGCCTTGATGTCATCGAGATCGACGCCGCGTCCCACGGCGGTGTCGACGACGCACGCGACCTCCGCGAGCGAGCCACCTTTGCCCCGGTACGCGACCGCTTTAAGATCTTCATCATCGACGAGGCCCACATGGTCACCAGCGCGGGGTTCAACGCGCTGCTGAAGATCGTCGAAGAGCCGCCGGAACACATCAAGTTCATCTTCGCCACCACGGAACCGGACAAGGTGATCGGCACCATCCGGTCCCGCACCCACCACTATCCGTTCCGCCTGGTTCCACCCGAGCCGCTGATGGCCTACCTGGAACTGCTCTGCAACCAGGAGAACATCGCAGTTGCACCGGGCGTACTGTCGCTGGTGGTCCGGGCCGGCGGAGGGTCGGTCCGTGACTCGCTGTCGGTGCTGGACCAGCTCATGGCCGGTGCCGGCCCCTCGGGCCTGGACTACGAGCTTGCCGTCTCGTTGCTGGGCTACACCCACGCCTCACTGCTCGACGACGTCGTGGACGCTATTGCGGCGGATGACTCCGCCACTGTCTTTGGCGCAGTGGACCGCGTAATCCAGACCGGACATGACCCTCGACGCTTCGTCGAAGACCTCCTCGAACGCTTCCGCGACCTGATCATTGTCAATGCCGTTCCCGATGCTGCAGCGTCGATACTGCGCGGTGTGCCCGAGGACCAGTTGAACCGTATGCGCACGCAGGCCCAGCAGCTGGGGCGTGCGGAGCTTTCCCGCGCCGCTGACATCACCAATACAGCGCTGACCGAGATGACGGGTGCCACGTCGCCCCGCCTGCACCTTGAGCTGCTGTGCGCCCGTATTCTGCTGCCGGCTGCGGATCAGTCCGAGCAGGGCACCCTCGCACGCGTTGACCGGATCGAACGTCGACTCAGCTACGCGAGCGGATTGGATGCTGTCGCTCCTGCACCGGTCCCGGCCGTTGCACCGGCACCGGTCCCTCCAGCACAGCCGGCCCGGCATCATCAAGAGGAAGAACCGGCGCCGGCGGAGAAGCTGCAACGCGCCGCGGAACCGGCCCAGGAGCCAGGGGCGGCGGACTGGGGCGGCGGTTGGAGCCTGCCGGCAGAGAAGCCTGCTGCGCAGCAGCGTCCCGACCAGGGTGCCCAGCGCCCGGGCGAGAACGCGCAGCGTCCAGAGCAGAACGCCCAGCGTCCCGGCGAAAACGCCCAGCGTCCCGACGAGAACGCCCAGCGTCGCGGCCAGACCCAGCGTCCTGGCCAGGGCTTCCCGGGCCAAGAGCCGCAATCCCACCAGCAGGGTCCGTCGCAATCGGAGCCCTCCCGTCCCTCGCAGGACCCGGCAGCCCCTCGCCAGGCGGAACAGCCGCAGTCCCGTCCCGTGCCGCCGCAGGGAAATACCGCTAAACCCGTCGAACCTGCTGCCCCGCAGGGAACGGGACAGATCGAAATGATCCGGCGGGCCTGGCCGGAAGTCATGGACGAACTGGCCCGGATCAAGCGCAGCACCTGGCTCAACGTCAATACCGATGCGAAGCCGCGGTCGTTCAATGGGAACCAGTTGACGCTCGCCTTCGCCTCGCAAGGCAACGCCCTCGGCTTCCAGCGCGGCCAGCACATGGACAACCTGAAGCAGGCAATCAATAAGGTCCTGGGGCTCACCTGCAGCATCGAGGCAATCCACGACGGCGCTGCGGCAGCGGGTGAACCCGACCCAAAAGTACCTACTAGCCGGCCCAACCCGGCAGACGGCACAGGATCCACCCGTCCCGGTCCAGCCGCCGTCAGCCCAGCTTCTGCAGCTGCTTTGCCTGCTCCAGCATCGGCGGATGCCCACGCCGTGTCGACCCCTTCCGCTGCAGCATCCATCGATGAGGCATGGGGCCTGCCGCGCCAATCAGCTGCGGTCCAAGGCGGCCCGGCACAGGCACTCGCCCAACCGATGACCTCCGCACCAGCCCAGCCGGCACAGGCACCAGCCCAGCCGGCAACCCCTGCACCGGCTCAGCCGGCGACACCGCGGCCCGCTCAACCGGTGACGCACCGACCGGCTCAACCCGCCGCAACTGAATGGACTCCCGCGGGCGCCGTCGAACCGCCGTACGACCCAGAGGATCCAGGGCCCGAGGAGCCTCCGTACGAGGATGAGCCTCCAGCCCGGCCCAGCCGCTACCAGCAGCTGCTGGACGAGGCCGCTCGGGCAGAGGCAGCCCGGCCCAAGCCGACGCCCGGCCCCGTAGACTTGAATCTCGTCGAGGACATCCCCAGTGCCGACGACGAGACGATCGAGGAGTCCGGGCTCGTGGGCCGTCAGGCCATCGAACGAATCCTCAATGGTCGGCTCATCGAGGAACGCAGCCTCGATTCGTAG
- the recR gene encoding recombination mediator RecR — protein sequence MYEGAVQELIDELGRLPGVGPKSAQRIAFHILEADSEDMKRLVNAIVTVKERVKFCTICGNVAEQETCGICRDPRRDPSAICVVEESKDVIAVERTRSFRGRYHVLGGSINPIAGIGPDQLRIRELLNRLSDEQIQEIIIATDPNLEGEATATYLVRMLKTIGIKVTRLASGLPVGGDLEYADEITLGRAFEGRRTVS from the coding sequence GTGTACGAAGGCGCAGTTCAGGAGCTCATCGACGAGCTGGGACGACTACCCGGCGTCGGCCCCAAATCGGCGCAGCGCATCGCTTTTCACATCCTCGAAGCCGACTCCGAGGATATGAAGCGGCTTGTCAACGCGATCGTAACCGTGAAGGAACGGGTCAAGTTCTGCACCATCTGTGGAAATGTCGCCGAACAGGAAACGTGCGGGATCTGCCGCGACCCCCGGCGGGACCCCTCGGCCATCTGCGTGGTCGAGGAGTCCAAGGACGTCATCGCCGTCGAACGGACACGCTCCTTCCGCGGCCGCTACCACGTGCTGGGCGGGTCCATCAATCCGATCGCGGGCATTGGACCGGACCAGCTGCGCATCCGCGAACTCCTGAACCGCCTCTCGGACGAGCAGATCCAGGAGATCATCATCGCCACCGACCCCAACCTCGAGGGTGAAGCGACCGCCACCTACCTGGTCCGCATGCTGAAGACGATCGGCATCAAGGTAACGCGGCTCGCATCCGGCCTCCCGGTGGGCGGAGACCTCGAATACGCGGACGAAATTACCCTGGGCCGCGCGTTCGAGGGCCGCCGCACCGTCTCCTGA
- a CDS encoding acyl-CoA desaturase has product MTNLADQGTALADPGTAIEKAPVRRRPGALAESGHPLVRPPAASHLSDEQVAELGRELDAIRDEVLARRGKQDAAYIRRVIKAQRVLEFGGRAALLFGRNRAAWVAGTGMLSIAKILENMELGHNILHGQWDWMRDPDIHSTTWEWDFVTPARSWQHTHNDLHHRWTNVVGKDRDVGYNLLRMDEDQPWKPFNLGNPLYNALLAPVFEWGIALYDLELPEYKEGLKSKDALRKDLQALGRKALKQFGKDYVATPVVAMVTGSGRRALTGTLTANAVRNVWAHAVIFCGHFPNGTETFTEEMVDGETRGDWYVRQMIGSANISGSKFMHLMSGNLSHQIEHHLFPDLPSNRYHEIAPKVREICARYGLPYTTGPLLKQVGSAWAKVFRLALPDRKPQAG; this is encoded by the coding sequence ATGACGAACCTCGCAGACCAGGGCACCGCCCTGGCAGATCCAGGTACTGCTATTGAAAAGGCGCCGGTTCGACGACGGCCGGGAGCGCTCGCCGAGAGCGGTCACCCGCTGGTGCGTCCGCCGGCAGCCTCGCACCTGTCCGACGAGCAGGTGGCGGAGCTGGGGCGCGAACTGGACGCCATCCGGGATGAGGTCCTGGCGCGCCGTGGTAAGCAGGACGCTGCGTACATCCGCCGGGTCATCAAGGCACAGCGGGTGCTCGAGTTCGGCGGACGTGCCGCACTTCTGTTCGGCAGGAACAGGGCAGCCTGGGTCGCGGGAACGGGCATGCTGAGCATCGCGAAGATCCTCGAGAACATGGAGTTGGGCCACAACATCCTGCATGGACAGTGGGATTGGATGCGCGATCCGGACATCCACTCCACAACCTGGGAGTGGGATTTCGTGACGCCCGCGCGTTCGTGGCAGCACACCCACAATGACCTGCACCACCGGTGGACCAACGTTGTGGGCAAGGACCGGGACGTCGGATACAACCTGCTCCGCATGGACGAGGACCAGCCGTGGAAGCCGTTCAACCTCGGCAACCCGCTGTACAACGCCCTGCTTGCGCCGGTCTTCGAATGGGGGATCGCGCTTTATGACCTCGAGCTCCCCGAGTACAAGGAGGGCCTGAAGTCCAAGGATGCACTCCGGAAGGATCTCCAGGCGCTTGGTCGCAAGGCGCTGAAGCAGTTCGGCAAGGACTATGTCGCAACGCCCGTCGTGGCCATGGTGACCGGTTCGGGCCGACGCGCGCTCACCGGAACGCTGACCGCCAACGCGGTCCGCAACGTGTGGGCGCACGCCGTCATCTTCTGCGGACACTTCCCCAACGGCACGGAAACCTTCACGGAGGAAATGGTCGACGGCGAGACCCGCGGTGACTGGTACGTACGGCAGATGATCGGCTCGGCCAACATTTCCGGTTCGAAGTTCATGCACCTGATGTCGGGCAACCTCTCGCACCAGATCGAACACCACCTGTTTCCCGACCTGCCGTCCAACCGGTACCACGAGATCGCCCCGAAGGTCCGCGAGATCTGTGCCCGGTACGGGCTTCCGTACACCACCGGTCCGCTGCTGAAGCAGGTTGGATCGGCCTGGGCGAAGGTCTTCAGGCTGGCGCTTCCGGACCGGAAACCCCAGGCGGGCTAA
- a CDS encoding ABC transporter permease produces MAVPTIEPEAAPTSAPASDTSRSGTGDRVSRLLHARPKLRLTALLALPLAWLGVLYIGSLILLFITAFWTTDTFTSKVVPGFTLENFVEILTVPAYQLTALRTIGIALAVTVLCAVLALPLGLFMAKVASPRTRAIFAIGITLPLWAGYLVKVFSWRITFMTGGPLDWLLAPLGMTGPGYGTMALVITLAYLWFPYMAVPVYSAFRQIPDNLFDASSDLGARPWATVRTVAIPLLKPAFIAGSIFTFSLSLGDYIAAQFVGGKIQVIGTVIASNINLNPPLAAAFGTVPIVVVVLYLFLARKSGALKQL; encoded by the coding sequence ATGGCAGTACCAACTATTGAGCCCGAGGCGGCGCCCACAAGCGCTCCGGCGTCTGATACCTCCCGCAGCGGGACCGGCGACAGGGTCTCCCGGCTGCTTCACGCCCGGCCGAAACTGCGGTTAACCGCACTTTTGGCGCTACCGCTGGCCTGGCTCGGCGTGCTGTACATCGGGTCACTGATCCTGCTGTTCATTACGGCCTTCTGGACCACGGACACGTTCACGTCGAAGGTGGTTCCCGGCTTCACGCTGGAAAACTTCGTCGAGATCCTCACCGTGCCGGCCTATCAGCTGACGGCGTTGCGGACCATCGGGATCGCGCTGGCGGTGACCGTGCTCTGTGCGGTGCTCGCGTTGCCGCTCGGCCTGTTCATGGCCAAAGTCGCATCCCCGCGGACGCGGGCCATTTTCGCCATCGGGATCACGCTGCCGCTCTGGGCCGGGTACCTGGTGAAGGTTTTCTCATGGCGGATCACCTTCATGACCGGCGGGCCGCTCGATTGGCTGCTGGCACCGCTAGGCATGACCGGTCCGGGTTACGGGACCATGGCACTTGTCATCACGCTGGCCTACCTGTGGTTCCCGTACATGGCGGTTCCTGTGTACTCCGCGTTCCGCCAGATTCCCGACAACCTCTTCGACGCGTCCTCGGATCTCGGTGCCAGGCCGTGGGCTACGGTCCGGACGGTAGCGATCCCGCTGCTGAAGCCGGCGTTCATTGCCGGGTCCATCTTCACCTTCTCCCTGAGCCTGGGTGACTACATCGCTGCCCAGTTCGTCGGCGGGAAGATTCAGGTGATCGGCACTGTGATCGCCTCGAACATCAACCTGAACCCGCCGTTGGCCGCGGCCTTCGGCACCGTCCCGATTGTCGTCGTCGTTCTTTACCTCTTCCTGGCCCGCAAGTCCGGCGCCCTCAAGCAGCTCTAG
- the gluQRS gene encoding tRNA glutamyl-Q(34) synthetase GluQRS encodes MGNLRTAILAWLFARSTGRRFLLRVEDLDRVRAGAEAAQLEELAAVGLSWDGEVTRQSERRALYDDAVSRLRADGRLFECFCTRRDIAEAASAPHVLPGHYPGTCRNLSPAEREAARLSRPAALRLRADVDRYEIRDVLHGPYTGAVDDFVVVRNDGVPAYNLAVVVDDAAQRVDQVVRGDDLLSSAPRQAWLASLLGLPPVEYAHVPLALNPEGKRLAKRDGAVTLEQLTALGWKPAEIRAIILRSLRLPEASLEAALDAFDPGALPREPWVVDASHLSSTDAVTVRPNR; translated from the coding sequence ATGGGGAATCTCCGAACCGCCATCCTCGCCTGGCTGTTCGCTCGCTCCACCGGTCGGCGGTTCCTGTTGCGCGTCGAGGATCTCGACCGGGTCCGCGCCGGCGCTGAAGCCGCCCAGCTCGAGGAGCTTGCCGCCGTCGGGCTTTCCTGGGACGGGGAGGTCACCCGGCAAAGCGAACGCCGTGCCCTCTACGACGACGCCGTGTCCCGGCTGCGGGCCGATGGCCGCCTCTTTGAGTGCTTCTGCACGCGCCGCGACATCGCCGAAGCAGCATCAGCCCCGCATGTCCTTCCCGGCCACTATCCCGGCACGTGCCGCAACCTGTCCCCTGCCGAGCGGGAGGCCGCGCGCCTGTCGCGGCCGGCGGCGCTGCGCCTGCGTGCCGACGTCGACCGTTATGAGATCCGTGATGTCCTGCACGGTCCCTACACCGGCGCGGTGGACGACTTCGTGGTGGTCCGCAATGACGGGGTGCCGGCCTACAACCTGGCCGTGGTGGTCGATGATGCGGCGCAGCGTGTCGACCAGGTGGTGCGAGGGGATGACCTGCTGAGCTCGGCGCCACGGCAGGCCTGGCTCGCATCCCTGCTCGGACTGCCGCCGGTCGAGTACGCGCACGTGCCGCTGGCGCTGAATCCGGAGGGAAAGCGGCTGGCCAAACGGGACGGCGCAGTCACCCTCGAGCAGCTCACCGCGTTGGGGTGGAAACCGGCGGAAATCCGGGCAATAATCCTGCGTTCGCTGCGGCTGCCGGAGGCCTCGCTGGAGGCTGCGCTGGACGCATTTGATCCGGGCGCCCTGCCGCGTGAACCATGGGTTGTGGATGCCTCCCACCTCTCCTCCACCGATGCCGTGACCGTCCGACCCAACCGATAG
- a CDS encoding oxygenase MpaB family protein has product MQSLLSRLRIELKNTFTGTGGTPPAWTEELAEGNDVGYFAPGSAVWSVHSSMTPTVGGIRALLLQALHPGAMAGVYAHSNFREDPLGRLANTIRWIFTVTYGSTDAARGASDWVRKLHQKVTGTYTGADGVEHPYSANDPLLLRWVHLAFTDSFLAAHQRYGLRFPGGPDEYVRQWAVAGGLMGVEDPPRSVAELRAQLAAYDDELTSNEQVQDALAYIRRPPLPRSQRLGYRVLFAGAVATLTPRQRELLGLSVPRIGKLDLPVKPAVLLVLGVIKLGLGRQGPSEAAALRRIRRVQSQQ; this is encoded by the coding sequence ATGCAGTCCCTGCTGTCCCGCCTCCGCATCGAGCTCAAGAACACCTTCACCGGCACGGGCGGAACGCCCCCAGCCTGGACGGAGGAACTGGCGGAGGGGAACGACGTCGGCTACTTCGCGCCGGGATCCGCCGTCTGGTCCGTGCACAGTTCCATGACGCCCACGGTGGGAGGCATCCGCGCCCTGCTGCTGCAGGCCCTCCACCCGGGCGCGATGGCCGGTGTCTACGCGCACTCGAACTTCCGGGAAGATCCGCTGGGCAGGCTGGCCAACACCATCCGCTGGATCTTCACGGTCACCTATGGGTCGACCGACGCCGCCAGGGGCGCGTCGGATTGGGTGCGGAAGCTGCACCAGAAGGTGACCGGCACGTATACGGGAGCCGACGGCGTCGAGCATCCCTACAGCGCCAACGACCCACTCCTGCTCCGCTGGGTGCATCTGGCCTTCACCGACTCATTCCTCGCCGCGCACCAGCGCTACGGTCTCCGGTTCCCGGGCGGGCCGGACGAGTACGTGCGGCAGTGGGCGGTCGCCGGCGGGCTGATGGGCGTGGAGGACCCCCCGCGCAGTGTCGCGGAACTGCGTGCCCAGTTGGCCGCGTACGACGACGAACTCACCTCAAACGAACAGGTTCAGGACGCGCTTGCGTACATTCGCCGGCCTCCCCTGCCGCGGTCCCAGCGGCTTGGGTACAGGGTGCTGTTCGCCGGAGCGGTGGCTACGCTCACGCCGCGGCAACGCGAGCTGCTCGGCCTGTCGGTGCCACGGATCGGGAAACTGGACCTGCCCGTGAAGCCCGCCGTGCTGCTGGTTCTGGGCGTCATCAAGCTCGGACTCGGGCGGCAGGGACCCAGCGAAGCAGCCGCGCTTCGCCGGATCCGCCGCGTGCAGAGTCAGCAGTAG